The genomic DNA GTAAGGTGACAGGCGTAGCTACCAACTTCGCCGTTCTCCTAATTGTATTGCTGGCCATGGCCGGTCTGGCGATCGTCGTTGTTCATGCTCTTCATGACAATCCTTGGGGCACTTTTACCGTGGCATCGACTATCCCTAGCGCCATGCTTATCGGCATTTATATGCATATGTTGCGGCCCGGGCATATCCGCGAAGCTTCGATTATGGGCGTGATATTGGTGCTGCTGGGCGTCATCGCCGGACCGTATGTAAAAGCGTCTGCACTTGCCAATTGGTTTTTGTATGACGAAAAACAGTTCAAAATCCTGCTGCCTACCTATGGCTTTCTGGCCGCCGTTTTACCGGTTTGGCTGCTGCTTGCGCCCCGCGACTATCTTAGTTCATATATGAAAATAGGCACCATTGCCGCTTTGGCCCTGGGAATTATCATTGTGCGTCCCGAAATTCACGCCGAACCTTTTACCCAGTTTATCAACGGCGGCGGGCCCATAATCCCTGGCCCCGTATGGCCATTTCTGATGATTACCATCGCTTGTGGCGCCATTTCCGGCTTCCATGCCCTCATTGGGTCGGGGACAACGCCGAAACTGATTGATAACGAACGCGATATCCAACTGGTAGGCTTTGGCGCCATGCTGACCGAGTCTTTCGTTGGAGTCATGGCCCTTATCGCCGCCACTGTCCTGTTTCCGGGCGACTATTTCGCCATCAATACGCCCAAAGCCGTTTTCGATCAATTGGCTCCCCTTGGTTATACCATGCAAAAACTGCCCGAACTTTCCGCGCTGGTCGGAGAAAACGTGGCTCACCGCCCCGGCGGCGCCGTTTCGCTGGCCGTTGGCATGGCTTATATCTTTTCCAGCATTCCCGGCTTGAAAGCATTAATGGCTTATTGGTACCAGTTCGCCATCATGTTTGAGGCCTTGTTCATCCTGACCACCATCGATGCCGGCACGCGTGTCGCCCGTTATATCGTTCAGGATACCCTCGGCCGGGTATATGAACCTTTTCGGAAAGTGAATTGGTGGCCGGGCGTGCTTATCACCAGTTTTCTTGTTTCTTTCGGCTGGGGTTACTTGCTCTACGGCGGCAGTGTATCAACCATCTGGCCGATTTTCGGTGTATCTAACCAACTTTTGGCTACCCTGGCGCTGGCCATCGGTACTACTATTATTCTCAAGCATCGCAAGCGCTGGGATTATGCCATGATTACCCTCGTTCCCACCATGTTGCTGTTTGTCACCACGGTAACAGCCGGGGTGCAGTCGGTTATTACCAATTATTGGCCTAAGGGCATGATCCTTAATACCGTGCTTATGGTGCTGATGATCATTGCCGTAATTGTGATTATTGTTGATTCCGCTTACCGGTGGACAAAAATTAAATAGCCCGGCAGGGCTATTTTTTTGTGCGGCAGGTACTGATCGGTTCTGCGCCGAATGATTGAACATCTCTTATGAGGAGGGGGTTTAGTTGGAACAAGTTCTGCCCAATCTCTACCGGGTGGAAGTTCCCTTACCGAACAATCCTTTGCGGGCGCTCAATTCTTATCTGGTCGTTGGACCGCGGCGCAGCCTGCTTATTGATACCGGTCTTAACCGGGAGGAATGTCGCGAGGCCCTGCTGGGGGCGCTGACCGCTTTGGGTATCGACTTGGCAAATATCGACTTTTTCATTACTCATTTACACGCCGATCATTCCGGATTGATTGGTGAGCTCGCCGGTCCAGAGACGACAATATATGCTTCGGCCGCCGATGCGGCGATCATTAACTCCATGGGCATTGTAACCGAGCATTGGGACCGCATGGCCGCCTATGCGCGGCGCAGCGGTTTTCCTGACGAAACCCTGGCGGAGGCTATTCGCAAGCATCCGGGAGTACGGTTTTCCACCCGCCGACCGGTGCCGTTTACAACTGTGCACGAAGGTTATCGCCTGGCTATTGGCGACTATGAATTTACATGCATTACCACTCCCGGACATACAGCCGGCCATGTCTGCCTTTATGAACCTAACCGGAAAATTCTGTTTTCCGGCGACCATATTCTTGACCATATTACGCCCAATATCTCGCTCTGGTCAGACGAAGAAAATGTATTGGCCGTATATCTTGCCAGCCTGGAAAAAGTCCGCCGTCTGCCGGTCAAGCTTGTGCTGCCCGGGCACCGCCGTATATTTTCCGACTGCCGGCGGCGAATTGACGAACTGACTGAACATCATCGGCAGCGCCTTGCGGAAATCCTGGGCATCCTGGAAGAGGGCAACGCCTTCAGTGCTTACGAAGTGGCGGCACGGATGCGGTGGGACTTGTCCTATCCCACCTGGGAAGAATTCCCGCCGCCCCAGAAGTGGTTTGCGGTTGGCGAGGCGATTGCTCACCTGCGGTACTTGGAGAACCAGGGACAAATCCGCCGTGTTGGCTGCGGGCCGGTGATCACCTTCGCACAAAACGAGAACATCCGCACAGGTTAAACCAAAAGAGCTGCCAGAGGTTGGCAGCTCTTAAATAATATCTGGAGACACCGGCCTACGCCATCTACATCAAATCAAAACGGTGATTTTTCGTTCTTTTCGCGTGCAGATAGTCTTCAATCTGTTGCGTCAATAGTTTGTTATTCGCCTCGATCATCTCGGCGACGGCGGCGGTAACATCATGTGTCGTCTGCATTGTTTGCCCCGCGACCTGGAGGAGTTGTTCTTTGTTCATACCCAGCATGGTTTCACCTCCTTGCTCCTATTAGTATGTGCGCTTACTTGACTGTTCCCTCAGAATACCGGCTAACATTATTTAGCAGGTAAAGCAAATTATCATTATCATCACCGGGGGAAAACTAAAAGCGTCGGTTTTAGTCTGGTGGTCAGGAGGTTGATGCGACGAATGGATGCGAGTTTCTGGGTCGGTTTGTTCAGCATTACCACAATCAATTTATTACTAAGCGGTGACAATGCTTTGGTAATTGCTCTGGCCAGTCGCAATCTTCCCGCCCGGCAGCAGCGCTCGGCCGTTTTTTACGGAGGCGCTGGCGCGATTATTCTGCGAATTATCCTGACCTTTATTGCTATTTTCTTATTGCAAATACCATATTTGCAACTATTGGGCGGACTATTACTGCTATGGGTAGCTATTAAGCTTATCAGCGGCGAGGAAAAAACTCATGAGGAAATCGAAGCGGCAAGCAGCTTATGGGCGGCGGTCAAGACTATCTTGGTTGCCGACTTGGTAATGAGTCTTGATAATGTATTAGCCATAGCCGGGATTGCCAAGGGCAACATTCCGCTTCTGGTTATTGGCCTTGGCATTAGTATTCCCATCATTATTGGGGGCAGTAGAGCTATTATGTTGCTGATGGAGCGCTGGCCGGTTGTAATTTTGTTTGGTGCGGCTTTTCTCGGCTGGACAGCCGGGGAAATGGTGCTGGCCGATAAGCAAGTCGGAATTTGGCTGGCGGCCTATCCTTGGGCTCACTGGGCGATCCCGGCGCTGTTTGCCGCCGTCGTGGTTGTCATAGATCTAATCCAAAAGCAACGGGACAGAAAAAGGGGTTCTGCTTAAAGCTACATAAGGCCTAACCTCCCGCTGACAGAGGTTAGGCCTTATTCATAGGTAATGATTACCTGGCAAATAAATCGCTGCTCAAGTACTTCATGCCGCTATCACAGAGGATAGTGACAATCGTTGTTCCTTAGGGGCGTGTTGCCGATGGCCTCGAGGATAGACGAGCAAACTTTGGACCGGTAGTTCATCTACTATTAACTGTTTGGCAGTGCTAAATCCTCCCGGAATTTAATTGGTGACTTTAGCGGAATGTATTGCATAGGATGTAAAAATAGCTACGCTAAGGCCGAAGGAGGGTAAAGCAGTGCGCCATATTGAACTTGTTGATGTCTGCCGCATGGCCCGTGAAGCGCGCGGCGAGATTGACCGCATTTTTCTCCACTGGTCCGCCGGCCATTATGGACAGCCATATCCGGATTACCACATTAATATCGACAAAGAGGGAGAAATCTATACCCCTGTTGAAAGCTTAACCGAAGTGCTCGCACATACCTGGCGGCAAAACACGGGTTCTGTGGGAGTATCCATCCTGTGCTGCGCCTATGCTACATCAAATGACCTGGGACCAC from Sporolituus thermophilus DSM 23256 includes the following:
- a CDS encoding MBL fold metallo-hydrolase gives rise to the protein MEQVLPNLYRVEVPLPNNPLRALNSYLVVGPRRSLLIDTGLNREECREALLGALTALGIDLANIDFFITHLHADHSGLIGELAGPETTIYASAADAAIINSMGIVTEHWDRMAAYARRSGFPDETLAEAIRKHPGVRFSTRRPVPFTTVHEGYRLAIGDYEFTCITTPGHTAGHVCLYEPNRKILFSGDHILDHITPNISLWSDEENVLAVYLASLEKVRRLPVKLVLPGHRRIFSDCRRRIDELTEHHRQRLAEILGILEEGNAFSAYEVAARMRWDLSYPTWEEFPPPQKWFAVGEAIAHLRYLENQGQIRRVGCGPVITFAQNENIRTG
- a CDS encoding TerC family protein gives rise to the protein MDASFWVGLFSITTINLLLSGDNALVIALASRNLPARQQRSAVFYGGAGAIILRIILTFIAIFLLQIPYLQLLGGLLLLWVAIKLISGEEKTHEEIEAASSLWAAVKTILVADLVMSLDNVLAIAGIAKGNIPLLVIGLGISIPIIIGGSRAIMLLMERWPVVILFGAAFLGWTAGEMVLADKQVGIWLAAYPWAHWAIPALFAAVVVVIDLIQKQRDRKRGSA
- a CDS encoding carbon starvation CstA family protein; the protein is MNAIYLVLIAALVLTLAYRYYGYFLVTKVLVIDPQKTTPAHRLNDGRDYLPTNKWVVFGHHFAAIAGAGPLVGPVLAAQFGYVPGMLWLLIGAVLAGAVHDTVILFASVRHNGRSLAEIAKDEVSKVTGVATNFAVLLIVLLAMAGLAIVVVHALHDNPWGTFTVASTIPSAMLIGIYMHMLRPGHIREASIMGVILVLLGVIAGPYVKASALANWFLYDEKQFKILLPTYGFLAAVLPVWLLLAPRDYLSSYMKIGTIAALALGIIIVRPEIHAEPFTQFINGGGPIIPGPVWPFLMITIACGAISGFHALIGSGTTPKLIDNERDIQLVGFGAMLTESFVGVMALIAATVLFPGDYFAINTPKAVFDQLAPLGYTMQKLPELSALVGENVAHRPGGAVSLAVGMAYIFSSIPGLKALMAYWYQFAIMFEALFILTTIDAGTRVARYIVQDTLGRVYEPFRKVNWWPGVLITSFLVSFGWGYLLYGGSVSTIWPIFGVSNQLLATLALAIGTTIILKHRKRWDYAMITLVPTMLLFVTTVTAGVQSVITNYWPKGMILNTVLMVLMIIAVIVIIVDSAYRWTKIK
- a CDS encoding peptidoglycan recognition protein family protein, whose amino-acid sequence is MRHIELVDVCRMAREARGEIDRIFLHWSAGHYGQPYPDYHINIDKEGEIYTPVESLTEVLAHTWRQNTGSVGVSILCCAYATSNDLGPQPPTEPQIECMAQIIAILCRELGLPIDYDHVRTHAEQANIDGYGPDTTWERWDLWFLHNGDELGSGGDVLRGKAIFYLEREFQDFNCE